ATACGCCGGTAGGACGCAGGATGATATAAGGGAAGTTGTTGCCGATGCTGTCCAGATAGCGTTCTGCGGCAAGCTTGCTCTTGCCGTATGCCGTATTAGGCTTAGGCACATCGTTCTCACTGATTTCCTGATAAGGCTGATCCTCACGGATAGCTCCGAAGATGCTGAGCGAACTGACGAATACAAATCGCTTGATGGGCATTCCCAGGTGCAGGATGGCATTCACCAGGTGCTTGGTGCCCTCGGTGTTCACCTTATAGAAATCCTCTGCATGCAGGCACTTGGTGGCGCCGGCTGCATGCACTATATAGTCGAACTCGTGCGGGGCGAGTTCCTTCTCCAACTCTTCCTCTGAAGAAAGATTGAGATTGATGAAATGGATGCGATCGTCTTGCAGGTATTTCCTGGAACTGCTGGGGCGTATTGCCGCCCAGGTCTCCATGCCTTGTCTTAAGGCTTCTTCCACGATGTAACTGCCGATGAATCCCGACGCACCCGTTACT
The Segatella copri DNA segment above includes these coding regions:
- a CDS encoding NAD-dependent epimerase/dehydratase family protein codes for the protein MKILVTGASGFIGSYIVEEALRQGMETWAAIRPSSSRKYLQDDRIHFINLNLSSEEELEKELAPHEFDYIVHAAGATKCLHAEDFYKVNTEGTKHLVNAILHLGMPIKRFVFVSSLSIFGAIREDQPYQEISENDVPKPNTAYGKSKLAAERYLDSIGNNFPYIILRPTGVYGPREKDYFLMAQSIRQHVDFAVGFKRQDITFVYVQDVVQAVFLALDHGMNGRKYFLSDGEVYQSEAFSDLIQKELGNPWMLRIKAPIWVLRIVTFVGEYLGRMTGKMSALNNDKYNILKQRNWRCDIEPAMDELGYHPHYPLSRGVKLAIKWYKDNGWL